A genomic region of Alicyclobacillus sp. SO9 contains the following coding sequences:
- a CDS encoding DUF4194 domain-containing protein codes for MSWDEQYRGLTERDKEAFSRLVSLLYQQTFLVRDVWDAKEHGMMGNRDYRFAERNLAMLKEYLAVGGFEIQVDGRRGVMAISNKYDRNRMRVDKFTTYLLYTLRLLYEEQMETASMRREVVVSLHDIIGKLYTIGVMDKRIALTQLQSTMNRLRQLSILDRVEGTTQDMESRWMIYPTITVAVSDDRINDLHKRMLSGELGGDVFDQTDLAGDAVEEEESQ; via the coding sequence ATGAGTTGGGACGAGCAGTATAGAGGCTTGACGGAGCGCGACAAGGAGGCCTTCTCTCGACTTGTGAGCCTCTTGTATCAACAAACGTTTCTTGTCCGTGATGTGTGGGATGCAAAGGAACACGGCATGATGGGGAACCGCGACTACCGTTTTGCAGAACGCAATTTGGCGATGTTGAAGGAATACCTTGCAGTCGGCGGGTTCGAGATTCAAGTGGACGGACGCAGAGGCGTAATGGCCATTTCCAACAAATACGACCGGAACCGCATGAGGGTGGACAAATTCACCACATATCTGCTCTATACGCTGCGTTTGCTGTACGAAGAGCAGATGGAAACCGCATCCATGCGTCGCGAAGTTGTGGTATCGTTGCACGACATCATTGGCAAGCTCTATACCATTGGAGTGATGGACAAGCGCATTGCACTGACCCAGCTGCAGTCGACCATGAACCGACTGCGACAACTTTCCATTCTGGACCGGGTGGAAGGTACCACTCAGGATATGGAGAGTCGCTGGATGATTTATCCTACTATTACTGTTGCTGTATCTGACGATCGCATTAATGACCTCCACAAACGCATGCTCTCCGGTGAACTTGGAGGCGATGTGTTTGACCAGACTGACCTGGCAGGAGACGCTGTTGAAGAGGAGGAGAGCCAGTGA
- a CDS encoding DEAD/DEAH box helicase family protein — MSDIKIITSNLANEIIPALSASNSVYMVVSFAMASGVRMLMPSLRSAATRGADVKILTGDYLYVTEPAALSMLLHLGDSIEIRLWHSHGRAFHPKAYLIGVGSEETTVIVGSSNLSKSALTTGVEWNLALSSKAAPDTVEQAYQEFMRLFYHEQTVPVNQQTMREYEIEYSKYYARPNTGENPWTDPEEKVSDGVQTAGPDMVHETPSAYTSITANTAQVDALDEIHRLIDDGYDRAMVVMATGLGKTYLAAFLAQEYKRVLFIAHREELLLQAERSFRSVLPNRSMGIFNGVQKDADADCVFASIFTLAMARHRQRFRPDDFDLIVVDEFHHAAAKSYQTLLNFFQPAFLLGLTATPDRADGKDIYALCDGNVAYQMGFIEAIQNGWLSPFQYFGVYDESDYSKVTWLGTRYDEEELAAIQLRDNAAKAVYGAWAQHRQTRTLAFCSSIRQANLLASHFTKRGVRSLSLHSHTSGVSRQQATQSLAAGEIEIVFTVDLFNEGVDIPKVDTLLFVRPTESLTVFTQQIGRGLRLHRDKSHCTIIDLIGNYRNADVKLGVFQEVNAWTDADRKSVLSIPVPPRNCEFHLDPQVIDLIREMSGKRRPRKERLFGNYREVKRVLGHRPSYLELHLHGSSDVKAYRQEFGSYVGFLEWADELSDDEQTVFQDYQPWLREVESTVMTKSYKMIVLLAMLHRGTEQWTEPVAPIDVAPFFHQYLMDKEYRKRLDFSEKTLKLLWDYDESGVSRLIATMPMAKWARSSKGLVTFEGGIFRLAFEVKSDDRLLLHKWTLQVCEYRLHWYFERKAQLSRKSKG, encoded by the coding sequence ATGAGTGATATCAAAATCATCACGAGCAACCTGGCGAACGAGATTATACCCGCCCTATCCGCCTCCAATTCCGTCTACATGGTGGTTTCCTTTGCCATGGCATCCGGCGTCAGAATGCTGATGCCGTCCTTGCGTTCTGCCGCGACGCGTGGGGCAGATGTAAAAATTCTCACGGGTGACTATCTCTACGTGACTGAACCAGCAGCGCTGTCGATGTTACTTCATCTCGGAGATTCAATTGAAATTCGTCTATGGCACAGCCACGGCAGAGCCTTTCACCCCAAGGCCTACCTCATCGGTGTGGGCAGTGAGGAGACCACGGTGATTGTGGGGTCTTCAAATTTATCGAAATCAGCGCTAACCACAGGCGTTGAATGGAATCTTGCTCTCAGTTCAAAAGCGGCTCCCGACACCGTGGAGCAAGCCTACCAGGAATTTATGCGATTGTTCTATCACGAACAGACAGTACCCGTCAATCAGCAGACGATGCGCGAGTATGAGATAGAGTACAGTAAATACTATGCACGCCCCAACACAGGTGAAAATCCGTGGACCGATCCCGAAGAGAAGGTATCTGATGGAGTCCAGACCGCAGGACCCGACATGGTTCACGAAACACCGTCTGCGTATACCTCAATCACCGCCAATACGGCTCAAGTCGACGCGTTGGACGAGATCCACAGGCTAATTGACGACGGTTATGACAGAGCCATGGTGGTCATGGCGACGGGGCTTGGCAAGACCTATCTTGCAGCATTTCTGGCACAAGAGTATAAACGTGTTTTGTTCATTGCTCATCGGGAAGAATTGCTGCTCCAAGCCGAGCGATCCTTTAGAAGTGTGCTCCCCAACCGAAGCATGGGGATATTCAATGGTGTACAAAAGGACGCTGACGCAGACTGTGTATTCGCCTCGATTTTTACGTTGGCCATGGCCCGGCACCGTCAACGCTTTCGACCTGACGACTTCGACTTAATCGTTGTCGACGAGTTTCACCATGCTGCCGCCAAGTCATACCAAACTCTATTAAACTTCTTTCAACCGGCTTTCCTGCTAGGTTTAACGGCAACGCCCGACAGGGCCGATGGGAAGGATATTTATGCGCTGTGTGACGGAAACGTTGCCTACCAGATGGGCTTTATTGAGGCCATCCAGAACGGTTGGCTGTCTCCCTTTCAGTATTTCGGTGTCTATGATGAATCGGACTATTCTAAAGTGACGTGGCTTGGTACCCGCTATGATGAGGAGGAACTGGCTGCCATCCAATTGCGTGACAACGCAGCAAAAGCGGTTTATGGTGCCTGGGCACAACACAGGCAAACGCGGACCCTTGCGTTTTGTTCATCGATTCGGCAGGCCAATTTGCTCGCTTCGCACTTTACCAAACGGGGTGTTCGCAGCCTCAGCTTACATTCACACACAAGTGGCGTGTCGCGCCAGCAGGCAACCCAAAGTCTTGCTGCAGGAGAAATCGAGATTGTTTTCACCGTCGATCTCTTTAACGAAGGTGTGGACATTCCGAAAGTTGACACGTTGTTGTTTGTCAGACCGACGGAGTCACTGACTGTGTTCACTCAGCAAATTGGCCGCGGACTGCGGCTGCATCGGGACAAGTCTCACTGCACCATTATCGATTTAATTGGGAACTACAGAAATGCAGACGTAAAGCTGGGGGTCTTCCAGGAAGTCAATGCTTGGACTGATGCAGACCGCAAAAGTGTCCTTTCGATTCCGGTGCCACCGAGGAATTGTGAGTTTCACCTCGACCCTCAAGTGATTGACCTTATCAGGGAAATGAGTGGGAAACGCCGTCCACGCAAGGAACGTCTCTTTGGAAACTATCGAGAGGTGAAACGTGTCTTAGGCCACAGACCGTCATACCTTGAACTCCACTTACACGGCAGTTCGGATGTGAAGGCGTACAGACAAGAGTTCGGTAGTTATGTCGGGTTTTTGGAGTGGGCCGATGAACTCTCAGACGACGAACAGACCGTATTTCAAGACTATCAGCCCTGGCTCAGAGAAGTGGAGAGCACGGTCATGACAAAGAGCTATAAGATGATTGTTCTGCTAGCAATGCTGCATAGGGGCACAGAGCAGTGGACAGAGCCGGTGGCACCTATTGATGTTGCACCGTTTTTTCACCAGTATCTGATGGATAAAGAATATCGGAAGCGACTCGACTTCTCCGAGAAGACCTTAAAGCTGTTGTGGGACTATGACGAATCTGGTGTGAGCCGCTTGATTGCCACCATGCCAATGGCAAAGTGGGCTCGGTCATCTAAAGGCCTTGTGACATTCGAGGGCGGCATTTTCCGACTTGCGTTTGAGGTTAAGTCCGACGACCGTCTTCTGCTGCACAAGTGGACATTGCAAGTCTGCGAGTATCGCCTGCACTGGTATTTTGAGCGCAAGGCGCAACTGTCACGCAAGAGCAAAGGGTAG
- a CDS encoding ATP-binding protein → MKLLRRALLVKWHYIEHELIDFAPVTFLTGKNAAGKSTILDAMQLVLLGDTAGHFFNKAANDGSRRTLKGYLRGEVGEDEGSGIINLRDGQFSSYIVLEFSEEGGDKPFCMGVVFDSSPDGSVEWRFFSLAEALPDFHFIRDGVPLDIKGLRTWGQMRKNRFEMFESNKRYQEVFLARMGNLNQKFHRLFRKAVPFSPIMDIAGFISEFVCDVKVHLDIDDMRENIRHYRQMEEELRVVESRVKALGEIDGTYHRVEAARDKVKLYEYLVDRAELTNKEEQVAAAKNEAHEMEQQRERIDGEIVANKQTQEQVTGERDVLVEERGNSDAYQRQQRLEPHKQRLEGEFNHIRRDGERHDGMLVDHAERWRATARKLEDTDTWWTSLEKGTSLDVGGVELKLFQSAHLYSEAIRSIREGLLQWPSPAGWQSHTLLDEEITVTTDMTALRNSAERLRQAAQQLAEGQMVMHDAVRAWDEESASLERAISELKRGIKQYDPKVVTLKRLIEDGLSATGQQMAETSTEVAVTRQSVAGESDVDKAATGKAALDRRSSEMSSRASGETSGVSIFAELLEIRNPVWQKAIEGYLHTQRFYLIVPPETFSQALRIYDEVKNSHHLSEVGLVDIDKVMAERPKALSGSLAEEIVTDNPYARAYADYLLGRVMKCDSVDELRNHRTSITQDGMLYHNYVARQINPARFATLYIGKQAIEHQLNQKTTRLERVQTLLQGFRPRLDLVAEWAAQSCPTLSELTAAEDFLQEFSRLSKLRGEYLAILDEMGRLDFTRVEEIGKEIARCDVLLKDMGHQMSELTKKQGALQAQYQRLVQQDIPGLEEEVRDKKHFISSRYDPLAAADMNSRYQQELKRLGSPQTVMANFGRQRSTEKNREEESREELVNQRSDYNKTFGAGFDILREDNDAYRAELTALQESGLTEYAAQIQDAKERAQMQFQEDFINKLRSNIDTVEQQIKALNSALREVSFGGRERYQFKVSPNSQYQPFYAMIMDEMLLEGRSLFSDAFMERHGSVIDELFRKIVDVDEDNQTVHSELEKNLHTFTDYRTYLDFDLVVRDEEGRESRLSRVIAKKSGGETQTPFYIAVLASFAQTYRIHQSGFNNTLRLMIFDEAYSKMDHQRIRDSINLVRDMGMQVILSAPTEKIADIVPLVDRTLVVQRIKSQTRVAPFEPDALEVN, encoded by the coding sequence GTGAAGCTGCTACGGCGCGCGTTGCTTGTGAAATGGCACTATATTGAACACGAGCTGATTGATTTTGCTCCCGTGACGTTTCTTACGGGAAAGAATGCGGCTGGCAAGTCGACCATTTTGGACGCCATGCAACTGGTCCTGCTTGGAGACACAGCGGGGCACTTCTTTAACAAGGCTGCGAACGACGGGTCACGGCGAACTTTGAAAGGCTACCTGCGTGGTGAGGTGGGTGAAGACGAGGGCTCAGGTATCATTAATTTGCGCGACGGGCAGTTTTCGTCCTATATCGTCCTAGAATTTTCCGAAGAGGGAGGGGACAAGCCCTTCTGTATGGGGGTTGTTTTCGACTCTTCACCAGATGGATCCGTCGAATGGAGATTCTTCTCACTGGCGGAGGCACTCCCGGATTTCCACTTTATCCGCGACGGCGTACCGCTGGATATCAAAGGACTGAGAACCTGGGGACAGATGCGAAAGAATCGTTTTGAGATGTTCGAGAGCAACAAGCGCTATCAGGAAGTCTTCCTGGCGCGCATGGGGAACCTGAACCAGAAATTCCACAGACTGTTTCGCAAGGCAGTGCCCTTCTCACCCATCATGGATATCGCTGGATTTATTTCCGAGTTTGTCTGCGACGTGAAGGTGCATCTCGACATTGATGACATGCGAGAGAACATTCGTCACTACCGTCAAATGGAGGAAGAACTGCGTGTGGTGGAGTCACGTGTGAAGGCACTTGGTGAGATTGACGGCACATACCACCGCGTGGAAGCTGCGAGGGACAAGGTCAAGCTCTACGAATACCTGGTGGACAGGGCAGAGTTGACAAACAAAGAGGAGCAGGTCGCGGCAGCAAAAAACGAGGCTCATGAAATGGAGCAACAAAGAGAGCGGATTGATGGGGAGATTGTTGCCAATAAGCAAACGCAGGAGCAAGTTACTGGAGAACGAGACGTACTGGTTGAAGAACGGGGGAACTCGGATGCCTATCAGCGGCAGCAGAGACTTGAACCTCACAAGCAGCGTCTTGAAGGTGAGTTTAACCACATTCGCCGGGACGGGGAACGCCATGATGGAATGCTGGTCGATCACGCTGAACGCTGGCGTGCAACGGCCCGCAAACTGGAAGACACAGACACATGGTGGACAAGTCTCGAAAAGGGGACCTCACTAGACGTTGGTGGCGTTGAGTTGAAACTGTTTCAATCAGCTCATTTGTACAGTGAGGCTATTCGTTCTATACGGGAGGGGTTATTGCAGTGGCCGAGCCCGGCTGGTTGGCAGTCGCACACATTACTTGATGAAGAGATTACCGTAACAACCGATATGACAGCTCTCAGGAATTCCGCTGAAAGGCTGAGACAGGCAGCTCAGCAACTCGCTGAAGGCCAGATGGTGATGCATGACGCGGTCCGCGCTTGGGATGAGGAGTCCGCTTCACTCGAACGAGCAATTAGTGAGTTGAAACGGGGGATTAAGCAGTATGATCCCAAGGTGGTGACACTGAAAAGACTCATCGAGGACGGACTGTCTGCCACGGGTCAGCAGATGGCTGAAACATCAACGGAAGTTGCCGTGACCCGGCAGTCAGTTGCAGGGGAGTCTGACGTTGACAAGGCCGCAACGGGTAAAGCGGCATTGGATCGACGGAGTAGTGAGATGAGCAGCAGGGCAAGCGGCGAGACGAGCGGTGTCAGCATTTTTGCTGAGTTGCTGGAGATTCGCAATCCAGTGTGGCAAAAAGCAATTGAAGGGTACCTGCACACACAGCGGTTTTACCTGATTGTCCCGCCTGAAACATTTTCGCAGGCGCTGCGGATCTATGACGAAGTCAAGAACTCCCATCATCTGTCTGAAGTCGGACTAGTGGATATTGACAAGGTCATGGCGGAAAGGCCCAAGGCGCTCAGCGGATCGTTGGCAGAAGAAATTGTTACAGACAATCCGTACGCCCGTGCTTATGCAGACTATCTGCTTGGGCGCGTAATGAAGTGTGACAGCGTGGATGAACTCCGCAACCACCGTACAAGTATTACGCAGGACGGGATGCTGTATCACAATTACGTGGCCAGGCAAATCAATCCTGCTCGGTTTGCAACACTGTACATTGGTAAGCAAGCAATCGAGCACCAACTAAATCAGAAGACGACTCGTTTGGAACGGGTGCAGACCTTATTGCAAGGCTTTCGGCCTCGTCTGGATCTTGTGGCAGAGTGGGCAGCACAGTCCTGCCCAACGCTTTCAGAGCTGACGGCAGCGGAGGACTTTCTACAAGAGTTCTCGCGCCTCTCAAAGCTGCGGGGAGAGTACCTTGCGATACTCGATGAGATGGGGCGTCTTGATTTCACCCGTGTAGAAGAAATTGGTAAGGAAATTGCACGCTGTGATGTGTTATTGAAAGATATGGGACACCAGATGAGTGAGTTAACCAAGAAACAGGGAGCTCTGCAAGCACAATACCAGCGATTAGTGCAACAGGACATTCCTGGACTTGAAGAGGAGGTCAGAGACAAGAAACACTTTATCTCCAGCCGCTACGACCCGCTTGCGGCCGCCGATATGAACAGCCGCTACCAGCAGGAACTGAAGCGACTTGGTTCACCGCAAACGGTGATGGCTAATTTCGGACGGCAGCGGTCCACAGAGAAAAACAGGGAAGAGGAGTCACGGGAAGAACTAGTCAATCAACGATCAGATTACAACAAGACGTTTGGTGCCGGATTTGACATCCTGCGTGAGGACAACGACGCGTACAGAGCTGAGTTGACTGCGCTTCAGGAGTCAGGACTGACGGAATACGCAGCCCAGATTCAGGATGCTAAGGAACGAGCTCAGATGCAGTTCCAGGAGGATTTTATCAATAAACTCCGCAGCAACATTGATACGGTGGAGCAGCAGATTAAAGCACTCAACTCTGCACTGCGGGAAGTTTCCTTCGGCGGCCGTGAGCGGTATCAGTTCAAGGTATCCCCGAATTCACAGTACCAGCCGTTTTACGCTATGATTATGGACGAAATGCTGCTTGAGGGACGAAGCCTCTTTTCGGACGCGTTTATGGAGAGGCATGGTTCTGTCATTGACGAGTTGTTCCGGAAAATTGTCGATGTCGACGAGGATAATCAGACAGTTCACTCCGAACTTGAAAAGAACCTGCACACGTTTACGGATTATCGAACCTATTTGGATTTCGATCTCGTGGTTCGCGACGAAGAAGGCCGCGAGTCACGCTTATCCCGCGTGATTGCAAAAAAATCAGGAGGCGAAACGCAGACCCCGTTTTATATCGCTGTTCTCGCTTCGTTTGCACAGACCTACCGGATTCATCAATCTGGCTTTAACAACACCTTGCGCTTGATGATTTTTGATGAGGCATACAGCAAGATGGATCACCAGCGGATTCGAGACAGCATCAACCTGGTCCGAGACATGGGAATGCAGGTCATTTTGTCAGCACCGACTGAGAAAATCGCAGATATCGTTCCGTTAGTGGACCGAACCCTGGTAGTACAGCGGATTAAGTCGCAGACCCGCGTAGCTCCCTTCGAGCCAGACGCTCTGGAGGTGAACTGA
- a CDS encoding restriction endonuclease yields MARRKKDDGLELAWQGLVVFPAGMGFLFAFWLSHYSVVAGIIWGLVLGGIGLIIIIVYQSMQEARLKRSGILEVDKMTGRTFENYLGHLFRSQGYRVKVTRESGDYGADLVLEKNGSKIVVQAKRYQKNVSIKAVQEVQASLAYYGAQQGWVVTNSGFTASAVNLARSNGIRLVGRKELMNLMLTLNDKSDAKKQSARI; encoded by the coding sequence TTGGCTCGACGTAAGAAAGATGATGGACTGGAGTTAGCATGGCAGGGACTTGTTGTATTTCCTGCAGGAATGGGATTTTTGTTTGCTTTTTGGCTGTCGCATTATTCCGTGGTAGCTGGTATCATTTGGGGACTTGTCCTTGGAGGCATTGGTCTGATAATAATCATTGTCTATCAGTCTATGCAGGAAGCACGGTTGAAGCGTTCTGGCATTCTTGAAGTTGACAAGATGACCGGGAGGACGTTTGAGAATTATTTAGGGCATCTCTTTCGCAGCCAGGGCTACAGGGTCAAGGTAACAAGGGAATCCGGAGACTATGGAGCAGATTTGGTTCTCGAAAAAAACGGCTCAAAGATTGTGGTGCAGGCAAAGAGGTATCAAAAAAACGTTTCGATTAAGGCCGTCCAGGAGGTTCAGGCTTCTCTTGCGTACTACGGAGCTCAACAGGGGTGGGTCGTTACGAACAGCGGCTTTACGGCTTCCGCAGTCAACCTGGCGAGGTCAAACGGCATTAGACTTGTTGGTCGCAAGGAACTGATGAATCTCATGTTGACTCTGAATGACAAGAGCGACGCCAAGAAACAGAGTGCTAGAATATGA
- a CDS encoding Wadjet anti-phage system protein JetA family protein, with amino-acid sequence MMQNLFDVVSTNLFSILAAPNRAVYFRALMVLQACYQREITIHRSTLVTYLVSEMERDLYDFIEDEISDASDREASDAATSDEPSSLSSKAHALIRRFVETGWLQTSTDAVELDETLIVPPYAGILLDAFHSIVEPVQQRYNGFVYSVYSNLRTANDDRDEFMFQGLQAANDNTLALRENLRSLLHNIHSYYQNLHLRQEIRELLAEHFDSYQLSVAIAAYHPLKTFDSVYRFRPRILDILRNWLSLPSVLNQMTKSVRQRRTELDEPDARREVVQRITFIIDTFESLDDLLREIDKRHTSYNRASVERLQYLLNTDRDIKGKLVQLIRALPKVQSNSTSALLEEMRTLPIYQVKYLDSEALYRQPKKRVRGAPQPVVQQSTDDAAFRAEARELMERMNEIYSQKQIGEFILKQMKDSYRLASEDMILEEFDDFLRVIVAVVKGDESGVPYEIVWNEDKAVVSVGGYKIPLMTFVKKGAKV; translated from the coding sequence ATGATGCAAAACCTGTTTGACGTCGTATCTACGAATCTATTCTCTATTCTGGCCGCACCGAACAGGGCTGTATATTTCCGGGCCCTAATGGTGCTTCAGGCATGTTACCAGCGAGAGATAACCATTCACCGATCGACACTTGTGACGTATCTCGTAAGTGAGATGGAGCGAGACCTCTACGATTTCATAGAAGACGAGATATCTGACGCATCGGACAGAGAGGCGTCGGACGCCGCTACGTCCGACGAGCCCAGCTCATTGTCCAGCAAAGCACATGCTTTAATTCGACGCTTTGTGGAGACGGGCTGGCTGCAGACGTCTACGGATGCGGTGGAGCTGGACGAGACATTGATTGTCCCGCCTTACGCTGGTATCCTGCTCGATGCCTTTCACAGCATCGTGGAACCGGTGCAGCAACGATACAACGGCTTTGTTTACAGTGTGTATTCCAACCTTCGCACAGCCAATGACGACCGAGATGAGTTTATGTTCCAAGGACTGCAGGCTGCGAATGACAATACCCTTGCACTGCGCGAGAACCTGAGATCACTGTTGCACAACATCCACTCCTACTACCAGAACCTCCATCTGCGTCAGGAGATTCGTGAGCTTCTGGCAGAGCACTTTGACAGCTATCAGTTATCTGTAGCAATTGCTGCATATCACCCGTTGAAGACCTTTGACAGTGTCTATCGGTTTCGGCCTCGTATTCTGGACATTTTACGCAATTGGTTGTCACTTCCAAGTGTGCTCAACCAAATGACAAAATCCGTGAGGCAGCGGCGTACGGAACTTGACGAGCCGGATGCACGACGCGAGGTCGTCCAGCGAATTACATTCATTATCGATACTTTCGAGTCTCTCGATGACTTGTTAAGGGAGATAGACAAGCGTCACACCAGCTATAACCGGGCTTCAGTCGAGCGCCTGCAGTACCTCCTGAACACGGACCGGGACATTAAAGGTAAGCTTGTTCAACTGATTCGGGCGCTGCCAAAGGTACAGAGCAACTCTACGTCTGCACTTTTGGAAGAGATGCGTACTTTGCCGATTTACCAAGTCAAGTATCTGGACTCAGAGGCTCTTTATAGGCAACCAAAGAAGCGCGTCCGAGGAGCGCCGCAGCCCGTGGTGCAGCAGAGCACGGATGATGCTGCGTTTCGTGCGGAGGCCCGAGAGCTCATGGAGCGGATGAACGAGATATACTCGCAGAAGCAAATCGGAGAGTTCATCCTGAAACAAATGAAAGACAGTTATCGTCTTGCTTCTGAGGACATGATCCTAGAGGAGTTTGACGACTTTTTGCGTGTGATTGTTGCGGTGGTCAAGGGGGATGAGTCTGGGGTTCCATATGAAATTGTATGGAACGAAGACAAGGCAGTCGTCTCGGTTGGCGGCTACAAAATACCGTTGATGACGTTTGTGAAAAAGGGGGCCAAGGTATGA
- a CDS encoding Wadjet anti-phage system protein JetD domain-containing protein — protein sequence MQGETLARRVLSRLLDKYESSEAFRKGKPTQTRIQLKLTDSIVAGYVTGRLDPDDREALHESLRTMAERRLIALKWVKFEQGNILERVYLKWERIGAAYEYLSRVPQREKLAEFTTEMEEWLKRLLNAGLPERWYFLSNWVDDILSFVRQRGRIPSSLIPEEDHSRTLLLRALVGLVRKRDTSVPVRLFSKQQLGNSKIFEKQVQSSVVRLMRRYWSVVHPLEFEAPDDDATLLRELGIESGHEDITFCGPIRFQYITSEGTATAGEIDAAVFPYGLAVDASDVHRIQITEASISRILTIENKANYRAYVRDSREPGEFVIYLGGFASPAQRAFLRLLRSFLRAPTADERVSNTSGQVSRVLPENSASTSELNRRPRVALYHWGDLDYGGILILQNLRNSCWPEAQPWRMEPRLLDDYIEYAEQIDEPYRAKLRRLLDSDGYLWAHPLVQRILLRGATLEQEALLLGE from the coding sequence GTGCAGGGAGAGACACTGGCGCGACGTGTGCTGTCGAGACTCTTGGACAAATACGAGAGCAGTGAGGCCTTTCGCAAGGGGAAGCCGACGCAGACACGCATTCAATTGAAACTGACTGATTCGATTGTGGCGGGGTATGTAACCGGCCGGCTCGATCCCGATGACAGAGAAGCTCTTCACGAATCCCTTCGAACAATGGCTGAGCGTAGGCTCATAGCGCTCAAGTGGGTAAAGTTCGAACAAGGCAACATTCTCGAACGGGTGTACCTTAAATGGGAACGCATTGGCGCTGCATATGAGTACCTCAGTCGAGTACCGCAACGAGAGAAACTGGCAGAGTTCACCACTGAGATGGAGGAGTGGCTGAAACGACTATTAAATGCGGGCCTGCCTGAAAGATGGTATTTTCTCAGCAATTGGGTAGACGATATCCTTTCTTTTGTTCGTCAACGCGGACGGATTCCGAGCAGCCTTATCCCTGAAGAAGACCACTCTCGAACACTTTTGCTGCGCGCATTGGTCGGCTTGGTGCGGAAGAGAGACACCTCTGTTCCGGTTCGTTTATTCTCAAAGCAACAGCTTGGAAACAGCAAAATTTTCGAAAAACAGGTTCAAAGCAGCGTTGTTCGACTCATGCGTCGCTATTGGTCAGTGGTGCACCCACTAGAATTTGAAGCCCCAGACGATGATGCCACGCTGCTGCGCGAACTGGGTATCGAATCCGGACATGAGGATATTACGTTCTGCGGTCCGATTCGTTTTCAATACATCACCTCTGAAGGAACCGCGACGGCTGGAGAGATTGACGCTGCCGTATTTCCTTACGGATTGGCTGTTGATGCCAGCGACGTCCATCGCATTCAAATCACAGAAGCATCCATTTCACGTATTTTGACAATTGAAAACAAGGCAAACTATCGTGCTTACGTGCGCGATAGTCGTGAACCAGGTGAGTTCGTCATTTATCTTGGCGGATTTGCCAGTCCCGCACAGAGAGCGTTTTTGCGGTTGCTCCGAAGTTTCTTGCGGGCCCCTACTGCAGATGAGCGCGTTTCGAACACTTCGGGACAAGTGAGCCGAGTTCTTCCTGAGAACAGTGCGTCCACATCAGAGCTGAATCGCAGGCCCCGTGTCGCCCTCTATCACTGGGGCGACCTAGACTACGGCGGCATTCTCATTCTGCAAAACTTGCGGAACAGTTGCTGGCCCGAAGCACAGCCCTGGCGCATGGAGCCAAGACTATTAGACGATTACATAGAGTACGCTGAACAAATTGATGAGCCTTATCGCGCCAAACTGAGGCGTCTTCTGGATTCAGATGGGTACCTTTGGGCCCACCCATTGGTCCAACGGATTCTTCTGCGGGGCGCAACATTGGAACAGGAGGCGCTGTTGCTGGGTGAGTGA